A stretch of the Nicotiana tabacum cultivar K326 chromosome 6, ASM71507v2, whole genome shotgun sequence genome encodes the following:
- the LOC107776585 gene encoding uncharacterized protein LOC107776585: MAEDKGARSLSVEYAIQRELAFKQKIANLFADDECPQDVLPLEVKRWKALISKKKRSADGIADCSPTTTSKCAKDSQETLNPLEYDGGFCSSKGTNFRSNSNNSSKFYLRRRKALISKNQTTSCYSKVSQEELKILESDGENNTRGAIFNSNSNVNAESPCLDPLNKKPSPNSSSFPGAGAGEILTTSHSVMPLPDASTPLQTPNAVLLPNHFPSTTTSRPRPSLSSTFTYSGRKKYAESSYSGSLPPQQQYYCKICRVHCSGTLCFEQHLRGRMHKLKLGDSSVEERNKQVRCDLCKIFCQDESLLKMHLEGQKHKAKLLELEHGEKIKDENSQQFWCELCQTPCMNKEIFILHLNGKKHRKHICA, from the exons ATGGCTGAAGATAAGGGAGCGCGTTCCCTGTCAGTAGAGTATGCAATTCAGCGTGAGTTAGCATTTAAACAGAAGATCGCAAATTTATTTGCAGATGATGAATGTCCACAGGATGTTTTGCCCTTAGAG GTAAAACGATGGAAAGCTTTGATTTCCAAGAAGAAAAGATCCGCTGATGGAATAGCAGATTGCAGTCCAACAACAACCTCTAAATGCGCCAAAGATTCGCAGGAAACATTGAATCCTTTGGAATACGATGGCGGTTTCTGTTCGTCTAAAG GTACCAACTTCAGGAGCAATTCAAAT AATTCATCCAAGTTTTACTTAAGAAGACGGAAAGCTTTGATTTCCAAGAACCAAACAACTTCTTGTTACTCCAAAGTTTCACAGGAAGAATTGAAAATTTTAGAATCTGATGGTGAAAATAATACGAGAG GTGCCATCTTCAACAGCAATTCAAACGTAAATGCTGAGAGTCCTTGCCTTGATCCATTAAACAAAAAGCCATCTCCAAATTCATCTTCTTTTCCAGGCGCTGGGGCTGGAGAAATTCTGACCACAAGTCATAGTGTAATGCCATTACCTGATGCATCAACCCCTTTACAAACCCCTAATGCAGTGCTATTGCCAAACCATTTCCCAAGTACGACAACATCGCGACCACGTCCATCATTAAGCTCTACATTTACTTACTCTGGTAGAAAGAAATATGCAGAGTCCAGCTACTCTGGCAGCCTGCCACCTCAGCAGCAGTACTACTGTAAAATCTGTAGAGTTCATTGCTCTGGGACTCTTTGTTTCGAGCAGCACTTGAGAGGGCGCATGCACAAGCTGAAACTCGGGGATTCAAGTGTCGAGGAAAGAAACAAGCAAGTAAGATGTGACTTGTGCAAAATTTTCTGTCAGGATGAAAGTTTATTAAAAATGCACCTTGAAGGTCAGAAACACAAGGCTAAGCTACTAGAACTCGAACATGGTGAGAAAATTAAAGATGAGAACAGCCAGCAATTCTGGTGCGAATTATGTCAAACTCCATGCATGAATAAAGAAATTTTCATATTACACCTTAACGGGAAAAAACACCGTAAACATATATGTGCTTGA
- the LOC107776578 gene encoding putative LRR receptor-like serine/threonine-protein kinase At1g74360, with protein sequence MSEEESDILLRLALFHFLLLITTGRLVSGNSLETDKRVLLSFKSFLEEQNPINKGYKHTEWSPIDSSPCNWPGIVCDNGINRVTEIHLSNNNLSGKFFDNFSAMTALTYIDLSTNTIGGAIPADLGQCQNLIFLNLSHNIIDGELNLTGLNKLQVLDLTMNRFHGDIKLTFPGICDSLVVANISNNNFTGEIGSTFDQCWNLKYLDLSYNNLTGELSLGFDKLMEFSVSNNKFTGSLPDSFFTPNCSLQALDLSENGFVGGLLKEILNCKNLVELNLFGNNFSGPIPREIGSVINLQALYLGSNNFSRDIPETLLGLSNLVFLDLSRNNFRGEIQEIFGRFTQVKFLLLHGNFYTGGIVSSGIPNLVNLSRLDLSDNQFSGPLPVELSKMEGLKFLILAYNQFNGSIPSEYGDFPTLQAVDLSSNKLTGAIPPGLGKLNSLLWLMLANNSLVGGIPPELGNCSSLLWLNLANNQLSGPIPPQLARIGSNPMPTFLLNRKKDKVTAGSGECFAMRRWIPADYPPFSFVYPLLTRKNCRSLWDKLLKGYGLFPVCEPGSNVRSNQISGYLQLSKNKFSGGIPPEIGSMLNFSMLHLGVNEFSGTLPPEIGKMQLVVLNVSQNRISGEIPSQIGYIKCLQILDLSYNNFSGLFPASFSNLTDLSKFNVSYNPYIYGSIPESGQFATFEKSSYLGDPLLRLPPFIDNSTNNAINKGGSFKRTTKVGAILVFLALVLAFLVCGVMTLIVCLILKSPIDTPGYLLEDSKGRHDLPSSSGASSPWLCNDVKVIRLDTTSFTYSDILKATGRFSNDRIIGKGGFGTVYRGILPDGREVAVKKLQREGFEGEREFRAEMEVLSGNDFGWHPNLVTLYGWCLNGSEKLLVYEYMEGGSLDDIITDRTKFTWKRRINVAIDVARALLFLHHECYPCIVHRDVKASNVLLDKDGRARVTDFGLARVMDAGDSHISTMVAGTVGYVAPEYGQTWQATTKGDVYSYGVLAMELATGRRAVDGGEECLVEWARRVMGDGRQGFTRTMIPVALLVSGLAEGAEELSGLLRIGIRCTADNPHARPNMKEVLDMLITISRSQRSGSSRSTSPSF encoded by the exons ATGTCAGAAGAGGAATCTGATATTCTTCTTCGTCTTGCATTATTCCACTTCTTGCTACTGATTACTACAG GAAGGCTAGTTAGTGGAAATTCACTCGAAACAGACAAGCGAGTGTTGCTGAGTTTCAAGTCATTTCTTGAGGAACAAAATCCAATTAATAAAGGATACAAACACACAGAATGGAGTCCAATAGACTCGTCTCCTTGCAATTGGCCTGGAATTGTTTGCGATAATGGAATCAATCGTGTAACTGAAATTCACCTCTCTAACAACAATTTGTCTGGGAAGTTTTTTGATAACTTCTCGGCCATGACAGCGTTGACTTATATTGACCTGTCGACGAATACAATTGGAGGAGCCATTCCTGCAGACTTAGGCCAGTGTCAAAATCTGATATTCTTGAATTTGTCACACAATATTATAGATGGGGAGCTTAATTTGACTGGGTTGAACAAGTTGCAAGTTCTTGATTTGACCATGAATAGGTTTCATGGGGACATCAAGTTAACTTTCCCGGGGATTTGTGACagtttggtggttgcaaatattTCTAATAACAATTTCACTGGTGAGATTGGAAGTACCTTTGATCAGTGCTGGAATCTCAAGTATCTTGATTTGAGCTATAATAACTTGACTGGGGAATTGTCACTTGGTTTTGATAAGCTTATGGAGTTTTCGGTATCTAATAACAAGTTCACTGGCTCTCTGCCTGATTCATTTTTCACTCCAAACTGCAGTTTGCAGGCCTTGGATTTATCAGAAAACGGATTCGTTGGAGGATTGTTGAAAGAGATATTGAATTGTAAAAACTTGGTAGAGTTGAATTTGTTTGGAAATAACTTTTCAGGTCCAATTCCAAGGGAAATTGGATCAGTTATTAATCTTCAGGCACTTTACTTGGGAAGTAACAATTTTTCAAGGGATATTCCAGAGACTCTATTAGGCCTAAGCAACTTGGTATTTCTTGATCTTAGTAGAAACAACTTTAGAGGAGAAATACAAGAAATTTTCGGGCGATTTACACAGGTAAAGTTTCTACTGTTGCATGGTAACTTTTATACTGGAGGCATAGTTTCCTCTGGAATTCCCAACTTAGTGAACCTTTCTCGGTTGGATTTGAGTGATAACCAGTTCTCTGGTCCATTACCAGTTGAACTTTCCAAGATGGAAGGTTTAAAGTTTCTGATTCTTGCATACAACCAGTTTAATGGAAGTATACCGTCAGAATACGGGGATTTTCCAACGCTTCAGGCAGTTGATCTTTCCTCTAACAAGTTAACTGGCGCGATACCTCCTGGTTTGGGAAAGCTAAACTCACTTTTGTGGTTGATGCTTGCTAACAATTCACTGGTCGGTGGAATACCACCCGAGTTGGGAAATTGCAGTAGCTTACTGTGGCTGAATCTTGCAAATAATCAACTTTCAGGGCCAATACCTCCTCAGTTAGCAAGAATTGGCTCAAATCCTATGCCTACTTTCTTGTTGAATAGGAAAAAGGATAAGGTCACTGCTGGCTCGGGGGAGTGCTTCGCTATGAGGAGGTGGATACCAGCTGATTATCCTCCATTTAGCTTTGTATATCCTCTTCTTACAAGGAAGAATTGTAGAAGCTTATGGGATAAATTGCTTAAAGGGTATGGTTTATTTCCAGTGTGTGAGCCTGGTAGTAATGTTCGTTCGAATCAGATATCAGGTTATCTTCAACTCAGCAAGAACAAATTTTCTGGTGGGATCCCTCCTGAAATTGGCAGTATGCTGAATTTCAGTATGCTTCATTTGGGCGTAAATGAATTCTCTGGCACACTTCCTCCAGAGATCGGAAAAATGCAACTAGTAGTGCTTAATGTGTCACAGAACAGAATTTCTGGTGAAATTCCAAGTCAGATTGGATACATTAAGTGCTTGCAGATTCTTGATTTATCCTATAACAATTTCTCTGGTCTATTCCCGGCTAGCTTTAGTAACTTGACTGACCTGAGCAAGTTCAACGTCTCGTACAACCCATACATCTATGGCTCTATACCAGAAAGTGGGCAATTCGCCACATTTGAGAAGTCATCATATCTTGGCGATCCATTGCTTCGCCTCCCACCTTTCATTGACAACTCTACCAATAATGCAATAAACAAGGGTGGAAGTTTCAAAAGGACCACAAAGGTAGGTGCAATCTTGGTATTCTTGGCTCTGGTACTGGCTTTCCTAGTTTGTGGAGTCATGACGCTCATTGTCTGTCTCATCCTAAAATCACCGATAGATACACCAGGATACCTACTGGAGGATTCAAAGGGCCGACATGATCTCCCATCAAGTTCAGGTGCATCCTCACCATGGTTGTGTAATGATGTTAAGGTTATCCGTTTGGATACAACAAGCTTCACATATTCTGATATATTGAAGGCCACAGGTAGATTCTCGAATGATAGAATTATAGGGAAGGGAGGATTCGGGACAGTATATCGCGGAATCTTGCCTGATGGAAGGGAAGTGGCAGTGAAAAAGCTACAAAGGGAGGGATTTGAAGGGGAAAGAGAGTTCAGAGCTGAAATGGAGGTACTAAGTGGAAATGACTTTGGTTGGCATCCGAACCTTGTAACTCTTTATGGATGGTGCCTAAATGGATCAGAGAAATTGTTAGTCTATGAATACATGGAAGGTGGAAGCTTAGATGACATTATCACAGATAGAACCAAGTTCACATGGAAGAGAAGAATTAATGTGGCGATTGATGTAGCGCGTGCTTTACTCTTCTTACACCACGAGTGCTACCCTTGTATTGTTCATAGAGATGTCAAGGCTAGCAATGTGCTACTAGACAAAGACGGTAGGGCAAGAGTCACGGATTTTGGCCTCGCTAGGGTCATGGATGCTGGAGATAGTCATATTAGCACAATGGTTGCTGGCACAGTCGGGTACGTCGCACCAGAATATGGACAGACGTGGCAGGCTACAACAAAAGGCGACGTTTACAGTTATGGAGTGCTGGCAATGGAGTTAGCCACTGGACGGCGTGCTGTAGATGGAGGCGAGGAATGTTTAGTTGAATGGGCGAGACGAGTGATGGGAGACGGAAGGCAAGGATTTACTAGAACCATGATACCAGTTGCTCTTTTGGTATCTGGACTAGCAGAAGGAGCAGAGGAGTTGAGTGGATTGCTTAGGATAGGAATAAGGTGCACTGCTGATAATCCTCATGCTAGACCTAACATGAAGGAAGTATTGGATATGTTGATTACTATTTCTCGAAGCCAAAGATCAGGATCTAGTCGTAGCACTTCTCCTTCATTTTGA